From the genome of Cytobacillus firmus, one region includes:
- a CDS encoding YjcZ family sporulation protein yields MYKGAVAGAGYDQCYPGYGYPVAGAHYGGCGYGGFALIVVLFILLIIIGACCCGNW; encoded by the coding sequence ATGTATAAAGGTGCAGTTGCCGGTGCTGGCTACGACCAATGTTATCCGGGATATGGCTATCCTGTTGCTGGTGCTCATTATGGAGGATGTGGATATGGCGGTTTTGCATTGATCGTCGTATTGTTCATTCTATTGATTATTATCGGAGCATGCTGCTGCGGAAATTGGTAA
- a CDS encoding DegV family protein, with protein MAKIKIVTDSTADLSSELLEKFDIEVVPLSIHIDGDTYLDRVDITPSEFMRKMKEADELPKSSQPPAGVFAEVYDRFGDQGYEILSIHMTGGMSGTVQSAESAAAMSHANVTVVDSRYISKALAFQVLEAAKMAREGKSIQEIVSRLETIRSNTKLFVVVDTLENLVKGGRIGKGKAMIGSLLNIKPIASLEGGVYTPVAKVRSHTQVAKYLAKQFAEDIKGKTIRGVGLVHAEGIELASKLKTMIEELDAGAEVEIEETTPIISTHTGPGAIGFMYHLEDK; from the coding sequence ATGGCTAAAATTAAAATTGTTACTGATTCAACAGCTGACCTATCCAGCGAATTGCTTGAAAAATTCGATATTGAAGTCGTCCCGCTATCTATTCACATCGATGGTGATACATACTTGGACCGGGTTGATATTACTCCATCTGAATTTATGAGGAAAATGAAAGAAGCGGACGAGCTGCCTAAAAGCTCACAGCCTCCCGCGGGAGTGTTCGCAGAGGTGTATGACAGATTTGGTGACCAGGGCTATGAAATTCTCTCTATTCATATGACTGGCGGAATGAGCGGTACTGTTCAATCAGCAGAAAGTGCAGCAGCTATGTCACATGCAAATGTTACCGTGGTAGATTCCAGATATATTTCCAAAGCACTGGCTTTTCAAGTCTTGGAGGCTGCGAAAATGGCCAGAGAAGGTAAAAGTATTCAGGAAATTGTCAGCCGGCTGGAAACCATTCGCAGCAATACTAAGTTGTTTGTAGTAGTGGACACACTGGAAAACCTTGTGAAAGGCGGGAGAATTGGCAAAGGCAAAGCCATGATCGGGTCCCTGCTGAATATAAAACCAATTGCCTCGCTTGAAGGCGGTGTTTATACACCTGTCGCCAAAGTAAGAAGCCATACCCAGGTTGCAAAATATTTGGCCAAGCAATTTGCAGAAGATATTAAAGGGAAAACAATTAGAGGTGTAGGTCTTGTTCATGCAGAGGGCATTGAGTTAGCTTCTAAGCTGAAAACAATGATAGAAGAGCTGGATGCTGGCGCAGAGGTTGAAATCGAAGAAACAACTCCAATTATCAGTACACATACAGGTCCAGGTGCAATTGGGTTTATGTATCATCTGGAAGATAAATAA
- the msrA gene encoding peptide-methionine (S)-S-oxide reductase MsrA, protein MTVKQYEKASFAGGCFWCMVKPFDEQPGIKEVLSGYTGGNVENPTYQQVCSETTGHYEAVQITFDPEVYPYEKLLELYWQQIDPTDAGGQFYDRGQSYQTAIFYHNEKQKQLAEESKQKLEETGPFTKPIVTRILPASDFYPAEEYHQHYYKKNPERYNAYQTGSGRKAFINKHWGEE, encoded by the coding sequence ATGACAGTGAAACAATACGAAAAGGCAAGCTTCGCAGGAGGCTGCTTCTGGTGCATGGTAAAGCCTTTTGATGAACAGCCTGGAATAAAAGAAGTACTATCCGGATATACCGGAGGGAATGTAGAAAACCCTACTTACCAGCAAGTCTGTTCGGAAACAACTGGCCATTATGAAGCGGTTCAGATCACATTTGATCCTGAGGTCTACCCATATGAAAAGCTGCTTGAATTATATTGGCAGCAGATTGACCCTACAGATGCCGGCGGGCAGTTCTATGATCGCGGCCAATCCTATCAGACAGCGATTTTTTATCACAATGAAAAACAAAAGCAGTTAGCAGAAGAATCAAAACAAAAGCTTGAAGAGACTGGTCCATTTACAAAACCGATTGTTACCAGGATTCTGCCTGCTTCAGACTTTTATCCTGCAGAGGAATATCATCAGCACTATTACAAAAAAAATCCGGAAAGATACAATGCCTATCAAACCGGCTCTGGAAGAAAAGCATTTATTAATAAACATTGGGGTGAAGAATAA
- a CDS encoding SGNH/GDSL hydrolase family protein, whose protein sequence is MKRRKIGIYFFIITFIYGLYHLFDSLSKVEGANPTNMYQKLSSKENINYLIIGDSIGRGSGATSKSSAWFTRLEKHLHSEFGIKAKRHSIVQSGATAFEGLYKLQQSEHLGKIDLTFIVFGENDRKYMDETQFSYFYEGLIRKTKQLYPDTEIITITENPLDNEAFVQAIINISSHYGAKNVDMRKPFELSGLPAEELTKDLVHPNDDGYEIYADTLIKKIRELTGSHADIAELSAPIHENADIEISSIPHVTDISGSFIHKDGIWESRKAGDTLEYQFSGPFLGVDMIRSEKGGKMDVFIDDVYITSLSAWWPLTKERYQYIVSGLEDGQHLVKFIVANEKSVNNSTDDAVIQISSILTRADQ, encoded by the coding sequence ATGAAGAGAAGGAAGATTGGCATATATTTTTTTATCATCACTTTTATATATGGTTTGTATCATTTGTTTGATAGCCTATCTAAAGTTGAAGGGGCAAATCCAACTAACATGTATCAAAAGCTATCGTCAAAAGAAAATATCAATTACCTGATTATCGGGGATAGCATTGGCAGGGGGTCAGGTGCGACCTCCAAATCATCGGCATGGTTTACAAGGCTTGAGAAGCATCTGCATAGTGAATTTGGGATTAAAGCCAAAAGACATTCCATCGTCCAAAGTGGTGCGACTGCCTTTGAAGGTTTATATAAGCTTCAGCAATCCGAACATTTAGGGAAAATTGATTTAACTTTTATTGTATTTGGGGAGAATGACCGCAAATATATGGATGAGACGCAATTTTCATATTTCTACGAAGGGCTTATCCGGAAAACAAAACAGCTTTACCCTGATACCGAGATCATAACTATTACAGAAAACCCTCTTGATAATGAAGCGTTCGTTCAGGCGATTATTAATATTTCCAGCCATTATGGCGCAAAAAATGTGGATATGAGAAAGCCTTTTGAATTATCGGGATTACCTGCAGAGGAACTGACAAAGGATTTAGTCCATCCAAATGATGACGGCTATGAAATATATGCAGATACCTTGATAAAGAAAATAAGGGAGCTTACCGGCAGTCATGCAGATATTGCTGAGCTTTCTGCCCCCATTCATGAAAATGCGGACATCGAAATATCATCCATCCCTCATGTGACAGATATATCTGGATCATTTATTCACAAAGACGGCATTTGGGAGAGCCGCAAGGCGGGAGACACTCTTGAATATCAATTTAGCGGCCCTTTCCTTGGGGTCGATATGATTCGAAGCGAAAAAGGCGGGAAGATGGATGTGTTTATAGATGATGTGTATATTACATCCTTATCCGCCTGGTGGCCGCTGACTAAAGAAAGATATCAATATATTGTCAGCGGTCTCGAAGACGGACAGCATTTAGTGAAATTTATTGTGGCCAATGAAAAATCCGTGAATAACAGTACTGACGATGCCGTTATTCAAATCTCCTCCATCCTCACCAGGGCAGACCAATGA
- a CDS encoding NAD(P)/FAD-dependent oxidoreductase, giving the protein MNTNYDVIVVGAGPAGIFTCYELTLKMPEAKVLLIDKGHDIFKRNCPILQKKIAKCPPAAGRKEFAGCLPACSITNGFGGAGAYSDGKFNITSEFGGWMTDYLPDSQVVDLIKYVDEINLKHGATESITDPMTDEVRDIERRGYAAGLKLLRAQVRHLGTEQNLEILKSIYEYLREKIDMSYKTEVEDLITEKTPDGHRIMGVKLKSGNEVHADKVVVAPGRDGSVWLANLLKSRRLKMINNQVDIGVRVETSDIVMEEINKHLYEGKFTFNTSVGTRVRTFCSNPSGHVVVENHSGIMLANGHAYKDPKLGSPNTNFALLVSHTFSEPFDKPNEYAHEISRLANSLSNGGIIVQKYGDILKGRRSTEKRIKEGFLEPTLKEAVPGDLGLVLPYNTMKSLIEMTEALNHVSPGLASEHTLFYGVEAKFYSARPKLNDRFETEISGLYVGGDGAGITRGLAQAGACGVWIARDIIEKTSNAPRREPALV; this is encoded by the coding sequence ATGAATACAAATTATGATGTTATTGTGGTCGGTGCTGGACCGGCTGGAATATTTACTTGTTATGAATTAACATTGAAAATGCCTGAAGCAAAAGTTTTATTAATTGATAAAGGACACGATATTTTTAAAAGAAATTGTCCGATTTTACAGAAAAAGATTGCTAAATGCCCGCCGGCAGCAGGAAGAAAAGAATTTGCCGGCTGCCTGCCGGCTTGCTCTATCACGAATGGATTTGGCGGAGCAGGGGCTTATTCAGATGGAAAATTCAATATTACGAGTGAGTTTGGCGGCTGGATGACCGATTATCTCCCTGACTCCCAGGTTGTTGATCTGATAAAATATGTAGACGAAATCAATTTGAAACACGGCGCGACTGAAAGCATTACAGACCCAATGACAGATGAAGTGAGGGATATCGAGCGCCGCGGATATGCAGCAGGACTTAAACTGCTTCGTGCACAGGTCAGACATTTGGGCACCGAGCAGAATCTTGAAATCCTAAAGAGCATTTATGAATATTTACGTGAAAAAATTGATATGTCCTATAAGACAGAGGTTGAAGATCTCATAACAGAGAAAACCCCTGATGGCCATCGCATTATGGGAGTTAAGCTTAAGTCCGGAAATGAAGTTCATGCTGATAAGGTGGTTGTAGCACCAGGGAGAGATGGATCAGTTTGGCTGGCAAACCTCCTGAAGTCACGCCGTTTGAAGATGATCAATAACCAGGTAGATATTGGCGTGCGGGTTGAAACTTCGGATATTGTCATGGAAGAGATCAATAAACATCTTTACGAAGGAAAGTTCACATTTAATACATCTGTCGGTACAAGAGTGCGGACATTCTGCAGCAATCCTTCCGGCCATGTTGTAGTGGAAAACCACTCAGGAATCATGCTTGCGAATGGCCATGCTTACAAAGACCCTAAGCTGGGAAGCCCGAATACGAACTTTGCGCTGCTGGTATCTCATACATTCTCGGAACCGTTTGATAAGCCAAATGAATATGCGCATGAAATTTCCAGGCTTGCCAACAGCCTTTCAAACGGCGGAATCATTGTTCAAAAGTATGGAGATATATTAAAAGGAAGAAGATCTACCGAGAAGAGAATTAAGGAAGGCTTCCTTGAACCAACCTTAAAGGAAGCGGTGCCTGGCGACTTAGGCCTTGTGCTTCCATATAATACAATGAAAAGCCTGATTGAAATGACAGAGGCATTAAACCATGTATCTCCTGGCCTTGCATCAGAACATACCCTATTCTATGGTGTGGAGGCAAAATTCTACTCTGCACGTCCCAAGTTGAATGACCGTTTCGAAACGGAAATCAGCGGACTATATGTCGGCGGGGATGGTGCAGGCATCACCAGAGGACTTGCACAGGCGGGTGCCTGCGGTGTCTGGATTGCAAGGGATATTATCGAAAAGACAAGTAATGCACCAAGAAGAGAACCTGCATTAGTATAA
- a CDS encoding DUF4397 domain-containing protein, with product MPTERNQQWYLQKAAKYDLLAQYFKYIDAAQHIAYYHKHLHCLNQAFRMMRSNNSAPSEEAHQGQQAIVRMFHGSPDAGQIDIYINGTRILKDFSYKEASGYAALPAGKHQIDIYPAGSMVSTLLSRKINAAADKVYTIAAAGNSANLKLVLLEDQPEVPAGETKVRFVHLSPDAPAVDIAVKNRDVVFPNIAFRQASKYMALTPMTVDLEARIAGTPNSVLSIPRMQFKADQAYTLAAVGSVATEPELEVIIIAD from the coding sequence ATGCCTACTGAGAGAAATCAGCAGTGGTACTTACAAAAAGCGGCAAAATATGATCTTTTGGCTCAGTATTTTAAATACATTGATGCAGCACAGCATATTGCTTATTACCATAAACATTTACATTGCCTCAATCAGGCTTTTCGAATGATGCGTTCAAATAATTCTGCGCCTTCTGAAGAAGCTCATCAGGGACAGCAGGCAATAGTACGGATGTTCCATGGTTCCCCTGATGCCGGTCAGATTGATATTTATATAAATGGCACCCGAATTTTAAAGGACTTTTCATATAAAGAAGCAAGCGGTTATGCTGCACTGCCTGCAGGCAAGCATCAGATAGACATATATCCGGCTGGCAGCATGGTTTCCACTCTTCTAAGCAGAAAAATCAATGCTGCTGCAGATAAAGTATATACAATTGCGGCTGCAGGGAATTCAGCAAACTTAAAGCTTGTCCTTTTAGAAGATCAGCCTGAAGTGCCTGCCGGCGAAACAAAAGTCAGATTTGTCCACCTGTCACCCGATGCTCCTGCAGTTGATATTGCCGTAAAAAACAGGGATGTTGTTTTCCCCAATATCGCTTTCAGGCAGGCAAGCAAATACATGGCACTAACTCCAATGACCGTCGACTTGGAAGCCAGGATAGCGGGAACCCCAAATTCAGTGCTGTCCATCCCTCGAATGCAATTTAAAGCAGACCAGGCCTACACTTTAGCGGCTGTAGGTTCCGTGGCCACAGAGCCTGAGCTCGAAGTAATTATCATTGCAGATTAA
- a CDS encoding SGNH/GDSL hydrolase family protein, with protein sequence MIKKFTLIFWIMLLLASCSSVNHSDIIHSEKESRLTVKEEIPLGFFPRNLTVAAVGDSLTQGVGDSTERGGYVPYLEMSLEKDKSVQDAVFYNFGVKGNRSDQLLKKLGTDEVKDVVKNADAVIITIGGNDVMKVVRENFSNLKLRAFAKEKEIYEQNLTEVLDSIKEVNPNSKIVLIGLYNPFLKWFSEITEINAILGDWNDTSQDILRNYPGTYFVEIDDIFENTDDNLLYTDYFHPNDKGYELIAGRVHQILTEEVLKDIPYKRKAEGNGEKLIER encoded by the coding sequence ATGATAAAAAAATTCACCCTCATCTTTTGGATCATGCTGCTTCTTGCCTCCTGCAGTTCAGTTAACCACAGCGATATAATTCATTCTGAAAAAGAATCCCGCCTGACAGTTAAAGAAGAAATTCCATTGGGTTTTTTCCCTCGAAACCTTACTGTTGCTGCAGTAGGTGATTCTTTAACCCAAGGGGTAGGAGACAGTACTGAACGTGGAGGTTACGTGCCATATCTTGAAATGTCACTGGAAAAAGACAAAAGTGTTCAAGACGCTGTTTTTTATAATTTCGGTGTAAAAGGCAATCGTTCCGATCAATTATTGAAAAAGCTGGGGACAGATGAGGTAAAAGATGTTGTAAAGAATGCAGACGCGGTGATCATAACCATTGGCGGCAATGACGTTATGAAAGTTGTCCGGGAAAACTTTTCAAACCTAAAGCTGAGGGCCTTTGCCAAGGAAAAAGAAATCTATGAACAAAATCTGACTGAGGTTTTAGATTCGATAAAAGAGGTAAACCCAAATAGTAAAATTGTCTTAATAGGCTTATATAATCCCTTTTTAAAATGGTTTTCAGAAATAACGGAAATTAATGCTATTCTTGGAGATTGGAATGACACAAGCCAGGATATATTGAGAAATTATCCAGGCACTTATTTTGTTGAAATAGATGATATATTTGAAAATACCGATGATAATCTTTTATATACAGACTATTTTCATCCAAATGATAAAGGCTATGAATTAATAGCTGGTCGGGTCCATCAAATACTCACAGAGGAAGTGCTGAAAGATATTCCGTATAAAAGGAAAGCTGAAGGAAATGGAGAGAAGTTGATTGAAAGATAG
- a CDS encoding SCO family protein: MRKKVFALMAAAFMLAVLAACGQSGIKDALNWELADFTYTNQDNKEFGLKDLKGKVWVADFIFTNCEDVCMPMTANMKKLQDLAEEEGIKNIEFVSFSVDPKVDTPEVLKEFASTYNADFSNWHFLTGYEQEEIEKYAMEYFKTIVKKPQTGDQVIHGTDFYLVDQNGKVMKYYTGLNEIPLDEIINDIKALQ, translated from the coding sequence ATGAGGAAAAAAGTTTTTGCTTTAATGGCTGCTGCTTTTATGCTTGCAGTTCTTGCAGCATGCGGACAGAGCGGCATAAAGGACGCGTTAAATTGGGAACTGGCTGATTTTACGTATACAAACCAGGATAATAAAGAATTTGGTTTAAAGGATCTTAAAGGCAAGGTGTGGGTAGCCGACTTTATTTTTACCAATTGCGAAGATGTATGTATGCCCATGACAGCTAATATGAAGAAGCTTCAGGATTTGGCTGAGGAGGAAGGCATAAAAAATATTGAATTTGTTTCATTCAGTGTAGACCCAAAAGTGGATACACCTGAAGTTTTAAAGGAATTTGCATCTACATACAATGCAGATTTCAGCAATTGGCATTTTCTGACCGGATATGAACAGGAGGAAATTGAGAAATATGCTATGGAATACTTCAAAACCATTGTGAAAAAGCCGCAAACAGGTGATCAGGTAATCCATGGAACAGATTTTTATCTTGTTGACCAGAATGGTAAAGTAATGAAGTATTATACTGGTCTTAATGAAATTCCATTAGATGAAATTATAAATGATATTAAAGCATTGCAATAG
- a CDS encoding PTS sugar transporter subunit IIA, which produces MFKKLFGKKEAVKAIEIKAALTGTAVNLEEVPDPVFAERMMGDGIAIEPSEGVVVSPVNGEVVQVFPTKHAIGIRAENGAEVLIHIGLETVSMKGEGFETHISEGSKVSEGDKLVTFDLALVKEKAKSTVTPIIITNGDQVASLEKNAAGAVTRGTSTVMTVTAK; this is translated from the coding sequence ATGTTTAAGAAATTATTTGGCAAAAAGGAAGCGGTCAAAGCAATTGAGATTAAGGCTGCTTTGACGGGTACAGCAGTTAATCTGGAAGAGGTGCCTGATCCTGTATTTGCAGAAAGAATGATGGGTGACGGTATTGCAATTGAACCTTCAGAAGGGGTTGTTGTTTCCCCGGTAAATGGAGAAGTAGTGCAAGTATTCCCTACCAAGCATGCCATTGGCATTCGTGCTGAGAATGGTGCGGAGGTTTTAATCCATATTGGTCTTGAAACGGTCTCGATGAAAGGGGAAGGATTCGAGACACATATTTCTGAGGGTTCAAAGGTCAGCGAAGGTGATAAGCTTGTCACGTTTGATTTAGCGCTGGTTAAAGAAAAGGCAAAGAGCACAGTAACGCCAATCATAATCACTAATGGCGACCAGGTTGCTTCTCTTGAGAAAAATGCAGCAGGAGCTGTAACGAGAGGTACTTCAACAGTAATGACAGTTACTGCGAAATAA
- the msrB gene encoding peptide-methionine (R)-S-oxide reductase MsrB, translating to MANNREDLKQKLDPMQYEVTQNNGTEPPFRNEYWNEFKDGIYVDIVSGKPLFSSKDKYDAGCGWPSFTKPLQDEEVVEKEDRSHFMVRTEVRSKSADSHLGHVFDDGPGPAGLRYCINSAALKFIPKEKLEEEGYEEYLKLFNNEN from the coding sequence ATGGCAAATAATAGAGAAGATTTAAAGCAGAAACTTGATCCCATGCAATATGAAGTAACTCAGAATAATGGCACAGAGCCGCCATTCCGCAATGAGTATTGGAATGAATTTAAAGATGGGATTTATGTGGATATCGTTTCCGGAAAGCCTCTCTTCAGCTCAAAAGATAAATATGACGCAGGATGCGGCTGGCCCAGCTTTACAAAACCCCTACAGGATGAAGAAGTTGTTGAAAAAGAAGACCGCAGTCACTTTATGGTCAGAACAGAAGTGAGAAGCAAATCAGCCGATTCCCATCTTGGTCATGTTTTTGATGATGGGCCGGGACCTGCGGGCCTCCGTTATTGCATTAATTCTGCTGCACTCAAGTTTATTCCTAAGGAAAAACTGGAGGAAGAAGGCTATGAAGAATATCTGAAATTATTTAATAATGAAAATTAA
- a CDS encoding DUF2535 family protein → MLFKSLEFKNAVGQKVKITEIPVLAKDSPYYFMIQVRLKTFIAATNANPLKNHSFREYLKRVLKWPVYAEIFKTPELKNNA, encoded by the coding sequence TTGCTATTTAAAAGCCTAGAGTTCAAAAATGCTGTTGGACAGAAGGTAAAAATTACTGAAATTCCTGTATTGGCAAAAGATAGCCCTTATTATTTTATGATCCAAGTCCGTTTAAAAACTTTTATTGCGGCCACTAATGCCAATCCACTTAAGAACCATTCTTTTAGAGAATATCTAAAGCGAGTTTTAAAGTGGCCCGTCTATGCAGAGATTTTTAAGACTCCAGAATTAAAAAATAACGCTTAA
- a CDS encoding nucleoside hydrolase, translated as MNYGGVGLKRKNVLFFSDFGIDDFVAVIFAFFSEDINIVGIVADYGNVSRDDAVRNAAYLRELTGQNTPVFSGAVLPLTGEVPVFFPDIHGIEGLGPIIPNLENSNNMFENFDDFKELIENYENDITIVNVGRLSSLATAFILYPGLMSKVSDFYIMGGAFNVPGNVTPVAEANFYGDPYAANVVFANAPKKIHVFPLDVTMSAIVTPALIDSLDAYYQKVQNKVGLFLKPMVDYYFNFYKETYPDISGSPMHDLFTLWAMLAGAEIQYQDVPVKIITDKGEAFGQSIGDFRNVPPEEKMKYRIHQIAVQFNYSNFIKTFYEIMTNHKTKPT; from the coding sequence ATGAATTATGGGGGTGTAGGGTTGAAGAGGAAAAATGTATTATTTTTTAGTGACTTTGGTATTGACGATTTTGTTGCAGTTATATTTGCGTTTTTCTCAGAGGACATCAATATCGTCGGGATTGTTGCTGATTATGGAAATGTTTCCAGGGACGATGCCGTCCGAAATGCAGCTTACCTTCGTGAATTGACCGGACAAAATACTCCTGTATTCAGCGGAGCCGTATTGCCTTTAACCGGCGAGGTTCCGGTGTTTTTCCCGGATATTCACGGCATAGAAGGGCTGGGTCCGATTATTCCTAACCTGGAGAATTCCAATAACATGTTTGAAAACTTCGATGATTTTAAGGAACTGATCGAGAACTATGAAAATGATATAACAATCGTTAATGTAGGAAGACTTTCTTCATTGGCGACGGCCTTTATCCTTTATCCGGGACTTATGAGTAAAGTCAGTGACTTTTATATTATGGGAGGGGCATTCAATGTTCCGGGCAATGTGACTCCAGTGGCTGAAGCAAATTTTTATGGGGACCCGTATGCGGCTAATGTTGTGTTTGCCAATGCACCGAAGAAGATTCATGTCTTTCCTCTGGATGTAACCATGTCTGCAATCGTTACTCCGGCACTTATCGATTCTCTTGATGCCTATTATCAAAAAGTGCAAAATAAAGTCGGCTTGTTTCTTAAGCCTATGGTTGATTATTATTTTAATTTTTATAAGGAAACCTATCCAGACATAAGCGGAAGTCCCATGCATGATTTATTTACATTGTGGGCAATGCTTGCGGGGGCTGAAATTCAATATCAGGATGTACCGGTAAAGATAATTACTGACAAAGGGGAGGCATTTGGCCAGAGCATTGGAGACTTTAGAAATGTTCCTCCGGAAGAAAAGATGAAGTACCGGATACATCAGATTGCTGTGCAATTTAATTATTCAAACTTCATAAAAACATTTTATGAGATTATGACGAACCATAAAACGAAACCAACCTAA
- a CDS encoding YpmS family protein, translated as MKDRKWKKLFFALLAINALVLAVLFIFISIPADDEDYTAITENSDNYVPFNIKANKEDLNRVINHYLEKEGLTGAIDYKVLLNDEVDLYGTIPFFSQDLQMKLSFEPEALKNGDVVLQQKSISVGQLNLPVSHVLKLVKDRYKLPEGVTIQPQKERIYVSLQEMKLKSDVKVKVDEFNLKQDDIRFTLLVPVK; from the coding sequence TTGAAAGATAGAAAATGGAAAAAGCTGTTTTTTGCACTGCTGGCGATTAATGCACTCGTTTTAGCTGTGCTGTTTATTTTTATCAGTATACCGGCAGATGACGAAGACTACACAGCGATCACCGAGAATAGTGATAATTACGTTCCTTTTAACATAAAAGCCAATAAAGAAGATTTGAATAGAGTCATAAACCACTACCTTGAAAAAGAAGGGCTGACAGGAGCAATAGATTACAAGGTCCTCCTAAACGATGAAGTTGATTTATATGGCACAATCCCTTTCTTCAGCCAGGATCTGCAGATGAAACTGTCATTTGAACCAGAAGCCTTGAAAAATGGGGATGTTGTCCTTCAGCAAAAGTCTATATCTGTTGGGCAGCTGAATCTTCCAGTTTCACATGTTCTAAAGCTGGTAAAAGACCGCTACAAGCTTCCGGAAGGTGTTACCATTCAGCCGCAGAAAGAAAGAATTTATGTGTCTCTGCAGGAAATGAAGCTAAAAAGTGATGTGAAAGTAAAAGTGGATGAATTTAATCTAAAACAGGATGATATTCGTTTTACCCTTCTTGTTCCGGTTAAATGA
- the rsgA gene encoding ribosome small subunit-dependent GTPase A, which translates to MTINKLGFDPFFKAAFSAYEEKEYQMGRVALEHKRMYRVWTDKGEMLCEVSGKFSFDASSREDFPAVGDWVVIKERADEQRGTIHAVLPRKSKFSRKAAGVNTEEQIVAANVDTIFLVNSLNEDLNLRRLERYLLLTWESGAAPVIVLTKADLCENLEEKLAEVDTVAMGVPVLSISVMEEKGIDLLKPFLEPGKTIALLGSSGVGKSTLTNYLLGAEKQKVQDIRISDDKGKHTTTHRELILLPEGAILIDTPGMRELQLWDSESGLSESFTDIEKAAENCRFRDCTHENEPGCAVHMLIEEGSISGARLSSYKKLLKELAYLDRKQDKRAQSEERKRWKKISAGAKNKRM; encoded by the coding sequence TTGACAATTAATAAACTTGGATTCGATCCCTTTTTTAAAGCCGCTTTTTCAGCGTATGAAGAAAAAGAATATCAAATGGGCCGGGTGGCTTTAGAGCATAAAAGAATGTATCGTGTATGGACAGATAAGGGTGAAATGCTCTGTGAAGTATCAGGAAAATTTTCTTTCGATGCATCATCAAGGGAGGATTTTCCTGCTGTAGGTGACTGGGTTGTCATCAAAGAAAGAGCGGATGAACAGCGGGGTACTATTCATGCTGTCCTTCCAAGAAAAAGCAAATTTTCAAGGAAGGCAGCAGGGGTGAATACGGAAGAACAAATTGTAGCTGCTAATGTAGACACCATATTCCTGGTTAATTCTCTTAATGAGGATCTAAACTTAAGAAGATTGGAACGTTATTTGCTTTTAACATGGGAAAGCGGGGCAGCTCCAGTGATTGTTCTTACCAAGGCTGACCTTTGTGAGAATCTGGAAGAAAAGCTTGCTGAGGTGGACACCGTCGCCATGGGTGTTCCTGTTCTCTCAATCAGCGTGATGGAAGAGAAGGGAATAGACCTGCTTAAGCCGTTTTTGGAGCCTGGAAAAACAATCGCACTGCTCGGCTCTTCAGGTGTTGGAAAGTCCACGCTTACCAATTATCTTCTTGGCGCGGAAAAGCAAAAGGTCCAGGATATTCGAATAAGTGATGACAAAGGAAAGCATACAACTACTCACAGGGAGCTCATCCTTCTTCCTGAGGGTGCCATACTGATTGATACCCCAGGAATGAGAGAGCTTCAGCTGTGGGATAGCGAAAGCGGTCTTTCAGAAAGCTTTACAGATATTGAGAAAGCCGCTGAAAATTGCAGATTCAGGGACTGTACACATGAAAATGAGCCGGGATGCGCTGTGCATATGCTAATAGAAGAAGGAAGCATATCAGGAGCACGTCTTAGCAGCTATAAGAAGCTTCTCAAGGAACTCGCATATCTGGATAGAAAGCAGGATAAACGAGCCCAATCTGAAGAACGCAAACGCTGGAAAAAAATAAGTGCTGGAGCAAAGAATAAAAGAATGTAA